atatatatgtattatCTCCACCATATTTAGATATATCTGAAAATGCGCGGATccgcggaagcgcggagGGTCTACTCTTTGTCACGCGGTGCAGTTTTGACTGTTCAGGCATCTCGCACTGCATGCGTGTATTTGTTTGTGACTCGGCGCACACGGCTGCTTCAAAGGGCATTtggccttcgtcttcttcttcgcaggaCCCGGATGACGTCGTGTTTGTGATGGACAGCCACATCGGCCAGGCTTGCTTTGAGCAGGCGCAGGCCTTCACCGAGAGCGTAGACGTGGGAAGCGTCATCATCACCAAGCTCGACGGCCATGCAAAGGGCGGTggcgcgctctctgcgtaagcgaggagacagaaatTCAGCATTTGCTCAGCCGTGCACTTCAGTGTTCAGACTGCCGCGCATGAGTGGTGGCGGTGCACAGCAAGTCGTCACGTGTCTCGTGTGCAGCTTTAGGTGTGCATGGATGTATATATAGCTTGTGCGTTGCTCTGTGTACCGAGCTTTGACTGCACATGCACGCATTTATGCATGGATAGTGCCGATTTTAATCGTGTGCGCACGTGATGTGGACGCGCCTGGCTCCCCCTTCACGAGGTGAggtcgcttcctctccttcatTGCCGGCGGACGTTCCGGTTTTTCTCATTTTCACTCCAGAGTCGCCGCGACAGGCTCGCCGATCATTTTCCTTGGTTCCGGAGAGCATTTCGATGACTTTGAGGCGTTTGAGGCGAACTCGTTCGTGTCCAGACTTCTCGGTGAGTCACTCTAGTTTACGGAGCGGGCCTCGCCTCACGCAAGTTTTCTTTTGCGTGCCGTGTTCACGCGCTTCGATTTTTCTCCCCATCctccgtcttcgtctccttctgccgcgtcctctcttttctgtgtGAGCCTTTTCTCTCGACGCGCGCTTGCTTCCTGCCGGTGTTTGCTTCTGCGGGCGTCGTGAGGGTCTCGAACTTCTTCGCGggtgtctccgctcgccctcctctcttttcttccgccGTTTCGTGCTTCGCTCTTCGCGGGTGCATGTGGAGGTCATTGGATTTTCGCGTGCGGCTTGTTTCGATTCTGGGCTCCCAGGTCTCGGCgacgtcggcggcctcttctcgACGCTGAAGGAGATGGTTAGCgtggagaagcagcaggagcTGATGGACCGACTGAGCAAGGGACGATTCTCCCTCGAAGACATGGGCGAGCAGTTTCGCAACGTCCTGAAAATGGGTCCAATCAGCAAGGTGAGTGAACGCGGAAGGGCAGCCACCGCTACCGCGCaactcgcctccgcaggcccaGAGGCAGCATGCAGAGAAGCATGGGACGAAACTTTCTCTCAACAGCGGCTGCGAACTGAGCCGGACTCGTGGCTGTCTGAGATCGAGAACGGCGTCCTAAGGACGCTTCTATGGAAGAAAGAGATcaggagagagacaaaaacagagacgcgggcgcgggggggcgaAGGGGGCCGTGAGCGCCGGCACGCGGTGCAGACTTCTAGAATTTAGGGCTTGGGGTGGGGATTGTTTGGCTATGCGTCGACGGccccagcggcgcaggagtGACGTTAAACTCTTTTTTTGCGCTTCAGGTCATGAGCATGGTACCAGGCATTGGAAGCAATTTGATCTCGAAAGGACAGGAACAGGCGGGCGTTCAGCGCATCAAGCGCTTCCTCTGCATCATGGACTCCATGACAGACGGAGGTCAGCGAACAGAAAACAGACTCCCTTCTTCAGCTCGACTCCATGCCCGTGCCTCCTCGTTTGTGCTTCTCATTCTCCTTAGCCTTTTCTTTCGTTTCGCTGCAATAACTGCTCGCTCGACTTCAGAGATCTCTCGCACTGCTGCTTTCTGCACCGCCGGATATTATTTCTACGGATATATATCTGCCGCCATTCATACAGTCGGACTTGGCTCGAGTTGTATGTATCTCTAAACAAGGCATACGCAGTGCTCCATGTGTATGCGAGGAGCTCTATGTCTGCACACGAGCTTAGGTCGTGCCGGGACCTGTGTAGAAGTtgcggcgaccgcgtgcgagccgaggcgctgcgtccTGACGGTTTCGCcttgctgcatgcgccagctTATATTCAAGTGCGGCGTCTGTGCAGAGCTCAAGGGTGAGAAACCTTTTACGGAGTCGCGAATCATCCGCGTGGCGCAGGGCTCAGGGACATCTGTCGAGGAGGTCAAGCTCCTTCTTGATCAGCACAAGCAGTAAGCCTCTAATTTTCTCTCTCaagcctcgccttcgcgctcgcgtACTTCCAAACATATTCATAGACatatatgtagatgtatatgcatatttgtTTGTTTGCATGTGTttatgtatatttatgttTCGTGCCACGCTGAGTGAATGCGTAGCTGCTCTGTATCCAGCGCGGTGTGGGTACGGCGAGCGTATTTATCTCAGTCAACCGGCTGAACGTCTGCCTCTTTGTCTGCGCCTATTTCTGTCGCGTTCTACGcggttctctctctctagaTCTACCCCcagctctctgcggcctcgcttcGGTTCTGCGGTTTTCGAATGGGGGCGCTTCGTAGTCTTTTCAATTAGAAATAGATGTGACTTGAGGACTGAATCACTCTCGTGCTCAACTGACAAGAACTGGCAAGTATTCGTTTGGTAGTTCACCTCGTCCTGCCGCTCTCCGTCGCACGTCTCCGAGCGCGGGGTTGTTTAGCCCTGTAAATTTGTAAATTCTGGAAGACTCTTGTGCTCATTTGTATAAATCCATTGGCGCTTGTCAAGGATGTCGCGCGTTGGTTCTGCGACTGCACCTGGCACCGATGTCTCTGTGTCGTCGCGGGTCTTGTGGCATTTTTTCTGCAGATTCAGCAAAATGGTGGGCAAGATGGGGAAGATCGGCCTGACGAAGGAGAGCTCGCTGCAAAACCTCATGCGGAATCCGCAGCAGATGATGAACAAAGTCCAGTCGATGCTGGATCCCCGCATCTTGCGACAAatgggcggcgcaggcaacATGGTTAACCTGATTCGCGAGGTCCGTCatccgctctcgcgcctctccaggCGTCAATCACACGCATGAgtctgtctgtgtctgtctgtcaGCATGCAGTGTGTCTCGCATGGCACTGCGTCTGTTTACCAGCAGCGGACTCTCCCTCTGTTTCGGGGTGGCGCCCAGATGGACACGCGTGCGAAGCCTCAAAAGCTGTCtcgtgtctttttttctttacAGCTCCAATCGAAGGAAGGGATGGAAGAGATGCAAGAGGCGATGCGCCAGATGGGGATGGGCGGCGGGTTTCCCGGAATGGGCGGCATGCGGCGCTAggggcgagcggagacgccgcaggggtTCGGTCTCTGCGGGCGTTAAAAGGCGTCCGCAGATAGAGTCTCTGGCTGTAAACTCGCGAAAACAGGGAAGTAAGATGTCGCGGCGAGGTGCCGTGAGATAGGCGACGAAAAGGCTAGCGCACGCAGAGGTGGATCTCGTCGGAAATGCGAAACGAAGAGTTGGAAAAATGCGGAAGGATGTGTCGCACGTTGTGGAGGCATAGGGAAGCCTGAGTGCGAGAAGATACCGTGGGAAAGGAGAGAAGGTGGCGGCGGTGTGTATGCTTAGGACTTCGGATGGAGGACGGCATGCAGCGGAAtgagaaagaaaaagcgagaggaaggccgACTTTCTTCTCGTTTCTCGTCCACATGACGAGAAGGCGATGCACGAGATGCGGATAATGCGAAGTCGCGGCATCTGATTTGGAGCCCGCGAGGCATCGAAACGAATACAcgcagatgaagaagacaTGTTTTTCAAAACGACTGCAGTGAGAGACGcgtgaggcgcgcagcaggtcAGGATTACGCAGCTCGAGCCGGCGTGGAAGGAATGAGCGCGAGAGCGCAAAAAGAAAGAGTGGCTTGTGCAAAAGAAACTGAGAGATGATGACTCAGACTGAGGCGGAGATCGCCAAATCGACGTTCCATGCCCGCGCGTTTCCTAGCTTCGGTCACGTTTGGTCTTCTCTCTCAGCACGTGGCGTGTTTTTAAAAGCTAAACTCCTTTCGCTTCGAATGCTTGCGTGAGTCTTTTCGTCTTGCCATCTGTGGCGCGACTGGGGGTGATGATCTTGTTCCAGGGGCTCGTTCTTTCGGCGCTGTTTTCTCTGAATATACATGTGCTTTTCTCTCTATTTTTCTGTTCGCTGCCTCGTGCGAGAGTTGCtctgtctcgcctcgcctggaGTTTTTATTCGCGTTTGTGGTGTCTCTGTCTTGCACGACTTTTGTGATCTTTCTGGCTAGTATCGCTGTAGACCTGGCTCCAAATGCTGTATGCACCGCTTCATTATCGCGCTTGTTTCGCTCCAAAGTCTCCTTTGAGTTGACTGTGGCTTCCAGTCCAGCGAGGATACACGCAAGAGGTTCCTTTCGCCTCGCATGCTGGGCAGCGGCTTCTGTTCGCGCAAAGCAACTAGAGCCGCGTCAGCCGCCctcgagggaggcgaagctCCGCTAGACTAGCGAACTGCACGCTCTGGTCTATGCCGATTTTCGGCGAAGCGATAAAGAGTGGAGCGCCTGGCGCTGTCACCGGTTGTGTCGCGCGTCGGTGCCATCGCCCTAGTCTCTTTtgtgcgcccgcgcgccgcacctTAGCCGCAGAGCGCAAGTCGGTGCGAACCCTGGAGGCTGAGAAGCGTGTCCCGCCGCGAGGCAAGCCTGTCTTAGGCGTTATCGTCCTGTGGCGTGGAGGGGGACAGACGCCTCTTTCGACCCCCAGGAAGCCTGACACGACTTCCGGTTCCTTAGTGTCGGGGCACCGTACGATGACAGTCAACCTAGCGGTAGATGCCCGCGCTTATTTCTTTGCTACGACTATCATGATTCAAAAAAACGTACCGGCACTCAGATTTCTCAACTGCCCACATGCAGAGAGTGGTGCGCGCCGAGCGTCGGATGAGTCGCTCGCCGAAAACCGATTGTCAAACTCCTTTTACACTCGAGAGCCAACGCATGCCTCGGTATTCGGGTACGGATGCATGATCCTGCGCTTTGAGTGCAAACTCGATGTGGAGTCTGTCCCTAACCCGGCCTCTCCGAAGGCTCGCCCGATACACATGTGCTTTGCTGCATGTGTGGAGCGAGCTCATCCGGTTTCCGGCGGAGTGTCGGCAGGCATCCTCCCTCGCCCACGTGGCCTTATGCGTTTGTCGACACGCGGAATTTCGCatctgtcgccttcgcctcctcaggATCGCGCGACTCTACGAGTGCTCACAACGGCACCCTATAACGTACTTCTGATCCTAAGGACGCAATGCGAAGTAGATACAAGGATCTGGACAAGCACGAATAGATGTATATAAACGACCGGGACATGAGTCGACTGGAATctataatacagggttgaaccCGCCCGTCAACGGCTCCAGCATCAActccctcctctctgtccCGGAGAGcgccctgcagctgctttgCATGCACAGCCATGCGGAATACCTGGTAAACAGCTGCCCGAGGCGATTCAATGCCTTCCAAAcacccgcccgcgcctcacGTGTTGTCTCGCAGCGAGTCGCTGGTAAAACACACGCGTGGAAGGCCGCCGAGGTGTGCACGACTCTTCGCATGAGCCGCCGAAAGAGATCCTTCCGGATTCGCCGAAATTGCGCGGGCCCCGCACACGAGGCTTCTCAAGCGTCTGCAGCCGGTCAGCTTTGCCGATCCGCACCCCCCAGTCGCGCCTAGTCTCCTCGCTTCGGCGTGTTCATATCCGTCAACACCCTCCAGAATGCGCGGCGATCGCTTGCCCTCGAGATTCCTGGACTTTAGATAGCCCTCTGCGCTGGAGTCTGGCTCCAGGGCTCTCTCACGCACTGCTAGAGACAGGGGACGCTTCAGCTTCTGGTTCGCCTGCTGCGAACTCGGCTGAGTgatcggcgcggcgcggatcGGCGTATAGACGAGGCTGGAGGGCGACTCTGTGGCGCATGCGTGAAAACGCGCGCTTGACTCTCTCGCGTTTCGTTCCACGCACCCGACGCTCGGAGGAACGCGAAAGCAGATATAAACAGTGTCTATCTTCATAAGAGACGCGATCGCAGCTTGCAAAAGCCTCCTTGTGATTTCCCGTAGCCGATTTCGtctcgcgtcctccgtcgtgaggccgaggcgcacgcagggAGCTATAGGGGGTCGCTGGATGCGAAAATTTATCGCtcgcagacgagagagagaagctcCGCGACTCATTTCGTCCTGTTTTCTGCCGCGCTTCACGTGAGCGAGGTTTCCGTCGACTTGCGTTCCTTCTGCAGCCCTCCCCTTGGCGCGCTCTGCCGCGGGTTTCGCGTCTGAAACTCATAACACCTGCGGTCCTCTCTCTACTCTTGGGAGACTCGAAGAgccggacgcgcgcgcgtgtgtgtcggcTTGAACTCTTGGACAACGTAGTGAATTCTTGgatttcttctcttctgccgcggctcgctcgcgcgctgcctgcaAAGAAAAAGGCCAACTGagtcgagagagaagcagcggGGCGTCTCAcccgcgctcgtcgcccgctTCGGCGGGAAGCAAGAGGCTTTCACCGCCGCAGCACACCACGGGAAGAACGCACGGAGGGAGGGCGACTGACAGTTCGTGCAAGAAGCGCAGGGAACGAGGCTTTTTTGTCCCTATCCTCCTTTGTCACTTGCCCCAGCCGCTTGCCTCGCGGATTGGTGTCTTTTTGCATGCGCAGTCGTTTGGCGActccgcgagagagagactcaCCCGCTTccttcctttcttcttctcgcagaCTGAACGCTCGCCTTTGGAGGAAATTCGATTTTTGCGGCCGGCTTCGAGGGAAGCCGCGTGgacgtctgcgccgcggcgtctcctctctgctctccGCATCACCTTCTGCTTTGATTTCTGAGTGGGTGCGTTTCTCGCGTCCTGCACGTCcccggctgccgctgcatgcctgtcgccgcgtccGTGTGCCTGTCgcacgcgtcgtcttctcctttGCGTTTCGTTCTTCTCTCTACTCTCCTTGTCGGGCTCGCGCTACCAtggcgctgcgccctctcgcGGAGATGCCCAGCCGTCACAGGGCCGCGCCTgacagcgacgcctccgcgcccggtGCGTGCCAGGAgacgtcgcagccgccgcctgcgtcgccacttccttctcccgcctctgcggctgcagcgtcgagcgccgatgcctcgtcgtcgccgcgcgcgggtgcgccgtgcgcggacgcggaggtGCCTTCAGCCGCAGGCCCTTcgagaaacgaagaagaggagaccggGGGAGAGCTCTGCGCGTATGACGAtgagaagaaggcggggcggcggcggccgcgaggcgacgctggactagcgggggaggagggctCCAAGAgtccgaagaagaagaaaaacttGCCGCAGAGCTCGGATGAAGAGGGCCTCTCCGCCGAGCGttccgcggacgccggcgcagaagaaggccgaCGAGAGACCCGCCTCGGAGAAGAAACGGCACCGCACACACAGGCCCCTGAGGAGGACGATTCGCAGAGTTCCActggcgcgtgtgcgtcgcaGTCAGCGGGGGCCCTGGGACGCGACGGAGAACATTGCGAGGCAAGGCTGGGCGCAGCGCCCAACGCAGTCACCAGCCCGTCtcaagaggcggcgcgacgagagagacaaacGACGCGAAAGACAGGGGGAcacgacgagagagacaaacGACGCGAGACAGGGGGACAcgtggcgtcgccgccgagcgcggccgcctcgccgccctcagcGTCTGCGACCCTcacgtcgcctcgcccgaCTTCGCCTCGTCCGACGTCTCCCGTGTTgctgccttcgtctccgcgttcATCGTGTCTGTCGTCGCTtgcctcggcgctcgcggcctcgctgtctctttccGACGCGCATGCTTCTGCGCCGGGCGAGgttgcggcagcggcgctcccTGCTCTGCTGCCGCACGCCGAGGACGTGCGCCGaatgctgctgctgaaggctcaggcgtcgtcgctttctgtctcctcgccgctgctgcccccGCGggtggcgcggctgcgcagcccgccgctccgcgcctccgctcggcgcgacgcctccgACGACCCGAGGTACGCGCGCGGATCGACTGCGccgttcgccgcctcctcgtcgtttTCGACGCTTCCGCCGAGGTGTCTGGATGTGCCTTTGGGGCGTGAAGCGCCAGAGGCGtgttcgctgcctctcgcggcctccagcgtgccctcttccgctgcgcccgcgtccgccgctggGGGCGTGAGCGTGCTGTCGGATCgcgacgtcgcgcgcctgctgagTCGCCGCTTGCGAAtcacgacgcgcgcgcaaagGAAGTCTTCTCTCGTGGCGAACAGTCACCACGCCGCATGCTGTGCacctgcgcgagcggctgccggtcacggcggcgcgggggtgCGCGGtgcagaggcggagctcgGGCGGTTCGCGGACGGGTTGCCGCAGATGAACAGCACCGAGCGCGTGGCGTCGTCCTTTCTCGCGTggagcgctgccgcgcgctcaACGACGACGGCTCTAGATGTTTCTGgtggcgagctgctgcgccgcggaaggaagcggaagcgagccgcggcgctgctcgacAAACTCCAGATCCTCAGGTGTCTGAACTGCGGagaagtcgcgcgcggcggctacAAGTTCGGCGACTACGTgatctgctgctgctgcggcgaaaacaacttcgccgtcgtccgcgagTGGAGCcccggcggcgaagcgaccACGGTCGGAGGCGACCGGGGACAGGCCGGCGCCCCGGCGACAGGGGTCGGCGGTGGCGCCgtgagcggccgccgcggcagcaagCGCGAGATCGGGATCGACagccgaggcgaagaagaaatggAGATGAGCAGGAAGATcctcgagagcgaggacagctcagaggacgaagcggccggcgcggcttcGGTTTTCCACTATTAGTGCCTCTCAGAGTCAATCAAGGTTTACGCGGGGACGAGACGCGAGAGCAGAGGGACtagaagaggagaaaacaaGATAAAGAAGCCCCttggcggcgaagaaagacaTGAGAAGTGCGGCAAAGCCAGCTCCGAGGTTTAaccgcgcgaggaggaggagaggccgaGTAGGCGGGCGCAGGGATTCGAGCTCTGCAGACAGCTCGAAAGCAGGGAGGGGAGACGCCTTACCGAGGATGTGGACTAGAAATGCAGAAGGACGACACAAAGAAACCTAGActtgagagagagagagagtggaACGCTGTCGTGCCTCATCGAAGGGACAACGTAGGCGACGAGGAAACGAAGACtttggaggcgaaggcgtcaaAGGGAAGGGGGCACGAAACCGTCTCGAGCAGGGAagcgtgtgtgcgtgtttttttcagTGTTGTCCTACGAGACGCGATAGAGACTGCTCAGGAGtggcgcgacggcgcaggtCTAGCCGTGGAGTAGAGGGAGTTTTTCTGTTTGAATCGGTTGCAGATTCGATGCGCAGGTCactcttttttctgtttgttCAACCGCCAGTCGGCGTCCCTTCAAGCCGCTTtcagcgcgcaggcgagtccGTGAACAGCTCCtccacgcatatatatatatatatatatatttacatgtgcaagtatgtatatatataaaaacatatatacatatatatgctgATTCTTGCACACTGCACATCTGAAAGTGTATAGAAGTGACGTGTGCGTGTGTATGCCTCGAACTTGCGCATGCCCCGTGTCCTTGGGCTTTGCCCGcgagcgctcgcggcgaaaCTAGCTTCCTCTCGGGCGCGCAGAACCTGCCACTGCCGGCGATTCAGAGCTTCAGTGCGGCGTGCGTACGCCCGTGATGCAAGGCGCCCACATggcgctcgcttcttctggCTCTacgctctctcgctgcggtcGCGACCCTCCTCAgtgctgctgccgtctcgcctcccgtcgccggcgcgcaggtcGGTTTCAAAAACGCTGTTTCCGTGAGTGATAAGGGAGAAAAAGTTAATTCCATTTTCCACTCCGACTAAacagcgtcgcgcgccgacaGGCTGCAGAtctgcggggggggggggggggggctgctgGGGTCGTCTAACCCCGAGCCCGACCTCAGGTGGCTCCACCAAACActccgcagtcgcggcgGCATACCTGTCACCAGTGCGGCACGGGGGCACAGAGCCTGTGTGGCGTAGAGCGATCTGACAGCGTTTAGGGCAGCGACCTGATCCTCGCCCCGAGACTGGAGACGCCTGAACAGAAACGTTTTTTTGGTCTGCTGTTTGTTCGCAATACGACATGTTACACACGTACACATGTTGAGCGCCGGCACGCATATCTAGGGACAGGAGCAACTCTATACAGAACTATCGTTTAGGCTATACGCATACATGCAAGCACGTCCCTCGACACCGTGGTTTTTGCAttccgcctccctccgcgccaaAAGCGAATCATTCCCCAGGAAATCCGTCGTGCGCGCCTACATCGACGCGTGTTACCGACCGAAGGAGACAAGCTACACACAACAGAGAAACTACCTGAAAAAAAGTATGTATGCACGAATACGCGTAAGGACACCTTGACTTTGAGCGTTATACGTCACACGCGGGCTTCCACAGAAGTGTGCACGTATTGCAATCTGTTGTTCCGCGTGTGAAAACACGCCCGGCACAAGAGGTGCCGCGTGACCGTCTCCTTCCCCCGCACGCGAGGCATGGGAGAGCGCTGGGCAAGCATGCCGTTGCATTTCCCTTCGTAGCCGGAGAAATCCCCGCGGAGTCGCCTTCAGCCGGAACCCAGGACATAGTTGTGTGTGTAGGGAGAGACCTACGCCTCTGCTAGAGACGCGTTGAATCGGGTTGATAGGGTTGAAGCGAGCAAGGACACCGTCGCGTCGCCGATGTTTGGAATTTTTTTGAGTTGTTTTGCTGTGTAGTGGCGCACGTCCTCGAGCGTGGAAATCCCAAACTGAACAGAATCCAGGGGACTAGAGTATGAAAAGTCAATCAGAAGTTCGTTTCAGCcgacccccccctccccgcttTGACGCAAAGCGTAGCTACTCTAAACAAATGAATCGCATTCACTACCTAGTTCGAGGCTGCAGTGGCGAATCTGTGATGCACCCACTGCGCGCTGCGAAAATGCTCTCAAGACGCTCGCCTGCAAGCATCTAACTTCACACGCGGTCGACGGCCCTACCGCCGTGCCCTTCATCCTCAAATACGTTATATACAGTATgtactatatatatatatatatatatatatatatatatatatataagacTATATTTGGAGGCCTCCACAGGTCATCCCGGGGGATGCAATTCTCGGAGACCAAGCGTGCGGAACCATCATTTCTTGCGGTCCGAAACTCTGTCTGCATCGCCTCTCCTGAACTTACGGCGTgtagcgcctgcagcgctctGGGGGTAATCCCCTGGACTGAAGAAAGAAGCACGTCGCTTGGCCGTTGTTCCTCtcgttcttcgtcttcttctgctacctcggcgcggtcgccgggAGTGTCTGTGTCTGAGTCGCTGGCCTCTTGAGCCCGCCGTTTGCCTCGGAGTCCGCCGCACttgcgtgtgtctcttgctgcatcgccttcgtccgctgAGTCGTCGCAGTTCGCAGCTGCTCTTTTGCGTTTTCGAGGCCtcctcgacggcgcgcgcgaagcctcgGAGTAGCCGTCCGCAGCATACGGGGCCGTCGCGAGCTCGCGCTTGAGCCACGCCACAGGATGCACTGAGCAAGGCTGGACACGcaccagagagagagggaggaacgGTGGGAaacgaggcgcagaaagcTCTGCAGAGGGCAAAGACCTCTCGCAAGCAGATGACGCACGCGGGAGGAGACACGACAAGGcctggcgcctctcgcgccgctttGAAGGCACACctcgagaagagagaaggagacgcctgcgaggcgcgcttCGCCCCAGCAAGCTTCAGGCGCACCAGCAGCCAACAGACGCAAATACGCACACCAAGCTGCGTGTAGGAAGCAGCAAAGCGAGCGAcgtcgccgcttcgcgcgagggaggcgcttACTGGAGGCCGGAACTCGGGCATTGCGAagctcttctcgccctccgccagcgTCATGTTCTGCGCGGGGTTCTCCCAGACCATGAGCGGCGGCCCGCCCAGacgctcctgcagcgccttcgcttcgtTCCACGCCGCCACGTGCTTCCACGTCGCTGAAGAAAAACCGGAAACAGAGAAGAACGCATGCGgcacggaggcgagagacaaCGAGCCTGCGTGCCGCGGAGCAGCACCGAGGCCCGAGAGGGGAACCCGCCGCTCAAGAACGCGCCCTACAGCCAGCGGAGCAGTGCAGAGTgagacagcgccgcggtAGTGGGAAGCGGCACTGGAGCCGGACTACGCAGACAGACCGGGCGTAAATGCGGCGATTGGCAAACAGCACAGTGGAACTAACGAGGAGGCAAAGTACAGGTGCTGTGAACGCTGCACTTCGCAGCATATACCAATTTACATCGATCTGAATACATGCGTATacttatgtatatatattattGACCTCCGTGGAGAGCAGAAAAGACTTCGGAAGTGCACATGCAAATATGAGGCTGGCTAAAAGTATTTGAGCGAGACACACCGAAGCGACGATTTCACATCCCTCGCGTGCGCCTAACCCTGAACGCGAGAAGCTGCCTCCTATGCCTAACCCTACatgaggccgcggcgcagctcctcccAGACGCTCAACGTGCGCGCGTGTGTAGACCGTCCCATACACAAAGCCACAGAAACGTGATTATGAGGGCTTGCGATGTCGTGTTTAATCACCTTCGaggtcttcgtcttccgtcTTCCAGTCGACGTCGCGCACGAGTTGCCTGCGGAGCTCGACGAACCATGCGAGCATGTCTtgcagcgcgaaggcgagcacCTCCTTCGGGCTCTTGGAGGCGTCAGTCCAGATCTCCACGACCAGCTGCTCGGTCGGATTCGTCGAGACCTGCCGGCTAAAACGCGAAACATTTACAAACGACAAAAACAAAAACTCCGCGTCGCGGGGACGGTACGCTTCGCAGCAGCGGTCAGCAGATATGCAGATAAATGTTCAACTTGCACCTTCTGAGTGGGTTTCAGGTTCCAACAAAATGCACAACCTTCCCTTCTGTAAAGACAGTTGCCCTCAAAGCCACACGGATTGTCTCCGTCAAACCGGAGGGGACaagacgacgcagatgcTCACACTGGTATctacccatatatatatgtatatacaaatatatgtacgtatatgcATGAACATCGATgcttatatatgtatatatacatgtatatgcgtATAGATGTTTTTGTAACGTTTGCAGGTGCCTTGCGGAGTTGCTAGGAGGATCCGCATGAACGTACTCTTGGCAGAATCGCGTCCCCATTAGCTTGTGCACAGCGAGCCTCATCATCGTGCATGCGCCGAAGATGCAGCTAGTCGGATAGAAGCCGCGGTGGTCAACTTCCCAGATGCGTCGGCGTTTGTAGCAGCGGGTGTCgacgccctcctcctcgcgatAAAGCCCTGAAAAAAATCAACAGAGACACAACGAGGCGCAACGGTGCCCACATCGCTCTCAAGCGTGTCCATTCTTCCACGCGCGCGTTGACGGTTCAAAGCGCGCTCACTGCGGCGCCT
Above is a window of Besnoitia besnoiti strain Bb-Ger1 chromosome Unknown contig00007, whole genome shotgun sequence DNA encoding:
- a CDS encoding signal recognition particle SRP54 protein (encoded by transcript BESB_074100), yielding MVLAELGEQITGALRRLHTATVIDEQVVQECVMAVCRALLQADVHVRVVQQFKGAVTASINNQLRSQSQAAGAAPSSKPAGEKARGGAGPSYKYDTSTGATTEAGAASSKDTFQEINTRAAAVGVNSRKIIQKCVISELVAMLTPERQPYVPRKGATNVVMFVGLQGSGKTTTCTKYAHFYQRKGWRVALVCADTFRAGAFDQLKQNATKVRIPFYGSYTEADPVKIAEEGVEQFRKEKYDLIIVDTSGRHKQEAALFDEMKQVAEAIDPDDVVFVMDSHIGQACFEQAQAFTESVDVGSVIITKLDGHAKGGGALSAVAATGSPIIFLGSGEHFDDFEAFEANSFVSRLLGLGDVGGLFSTLKEMVSVEKQQELMDRLSKGRFSLEDMGEQFRNVLKMGPISKVMSMVPGIGSNLISKGQEQAGVQRIKRFLCIMDSMTDGELKGEKPFTESRIIRVAQGSGTSVEEVKLLLDQHKQFSKMVGKMGKIGLTKESSLQNLMRNPQQMMNKVQSMLDPRILRQMGGAGNMVNLIRELQSKEGMEEMQEAMRQMGMGGGFPGMGGMRR
- a CDS encoding uncharacterized protein (encoded by transcript BESB_074110); the encoded protein is MALRPLAEMPSRHRAAPDSDASAPGACQETSQPPPASPLPSPASAAAASSADASSSPRAGAPCADAEVPSAAGPSRNEEEETGGELCAYDDEKKAGRRRPRGDAGLAGEEGSKSPKKKKNLPQSSDEEGLSAERSADAGAEEGRRETRLGEETAPHTQAPEEDDSQSSTGACASQSAGALGRDGEHCEARLGAAPNAVTSPSQEAARRERQTTRKTGGHDERDKRRETGGHVASPPSAAASPPSASATLTSPRPTSPRPTSPVLLPSSPRSSCLSSLASALAASLSLSDAHASAPGEVAAAALPALLPHAEDVRRMLLLKAQASSLSVSSPLLPPRVARLRSPPLRASARRDASDDPRYARGSTAPFAASSSFSTLPPRCLDVPLGREAPEACSLPLAASSVPSSAAPASAAGGVSVLSDRDVARLLSRRLRITTRAQRKSSLVANSHHAACCAPARAAAGHGGAGVRGAEAELGRFADGLPQMNSTERVASSFLAWSAAARSTTTALDVSGGELLRRGRKRKRAAALLDKLQILRCLNCGEVARGGYKFGDYVICCCCGENNFAVVREWSPGGEATTVGGDRGQAGAPATGVGGGAVSGRRGSKREIGIDSRGEEEMEMSRKILESEDSSEDEAAGAASVFHY